Proteins encoded in a region of the Carassius gibelio isolate Cgi1373 ecotype wild population from Czech Republic chromosome B5, carGib1.2-hapl.c, whole genome shotgun sequence genome:
- the garnl3 gene encoding GTPase-activating Rap/Ran-GAP domain-like protein 3 isoform X4 gives MNSDINMYLGREKSGIMRKRALLLRKGCSFEITSSASEDLGCRRGEFSRKHYGSVELLISSDADGAIQRAGRFRVENGSIDEASDYTPGTWRRTDVHLENPEYHTRWYFKYFLGKVHQNYVGTDAEKNPFFLSVVLSDQNNQRVPQYRAILWRKTGTLKISLPYSPTKTLSVKSILSAMNVDRFEKGPREILNPEIQKDLLVLEEQEGSVNFKFGVLYAKDGQLTDDEMFSNESGSENFDKFLNLLGDTICLQGWAGYRGGLDTKNDTTGINSIYTVYQGHELMFHVSTMLPYSKENKQQVERKRHIGNDIVTIVFQEGDDASPSFKPSMIRSHFTHIFALVRYNSQNDSYRLKIFSEESVPLFGPPLPSPPVFTHHQEFRDFLLVKLINGEKATLETPTFAQKRQRTLDMLIRSLNQDLMPDMPKVPFSPQNMLNRRSFSDVLPESPKSARKKEEARQAEFVRVGQALKLKTIVRGDAPTSLVTTGLCRKEPWESQSFCSSFPYDIVCGDSWGQSLLVATDSAGVMLLEASDPLFSNADSPTLPPVQVFDKTLTVKQMHVLEPQDLLIARADKGKDARLYVYRLSTLKRGIEERQLVRTKCDSRENKLEKTKGCHLYSINTHHGVELRIVVAIRNKLLLITRKQSRLDCLSSFATVTGTTDSPVEEFQYIREICLCDSPVVMALVDGPTGENDHMICVAYRHQFDLINESTGDAYRLHHVDANRVNFVAAIDVYEDGEAGLLLCYNNICVYKKVCPFNGATPMIQPNTSDFHFSWNQMPNAIVCAFPYILAFTTDSIEIRLVVNGNLVYTAVVPELQLTASRSDIYFISSAPINSASNCSSRDTSSQSSPQTPTGYEMPVFPSPLGDDCIRIPYGTKLSLYMSKDSEGEAPSKHIYKIPLSNLVGRSIERPLKSPLVNKVLTAPASSVIGPTPVIASTTSLSLSRMEIKEIASRTRKELLGLTEEPSSKADGNSVKQRRMSKKTKEEEQRRTAEISTTEQKGRSLPQVPFSTAAVNHKQRPLSD, from the exons CTCATCTCCAGTGATGCAGACGGGGCCATACAGAGAGCTGGGCGATTCAGAGTGGAGAACGGTTCAATAGATGAG GCCTCTGACTACACGCCTGGAACATGGAGGCGAACTGACGTCCATTTGGAGAACCCAGAGTATCACACCAGATGGTACTTCAAGTACTTCCTGGGAAAAG TTCATCAAAACTACGTGGGGACAGATGCAGAGAAGAATCCCTTCTTCCTATCTGTGGTTCTGTCAGACCAGAACAACCAGAGGGTCCCACAGTATCGAGCCATCCTGTGGCGCAAGACG GGAACTCTAAAAATCAGCCTTCCATACAGTCCGACAAAAACACTATCAGTAAAATCTATATTAAG TGCCATGAACGTGGATCGTTTTGAAAAGGGCCCAAGGGAAATCCTTAACCCAGAGATTCAGAAG GACTTACTGGTGCTGGAGGAGCAAGAG GGCAGTGTAAATTTTAAATTTGGTGTTCTTTATGCCAAAGATGGACAGTTGACGGATGATGAAATGTTCAGCAATG aATCAGGAAGTGAGAATTTTGATAAATTTCTGAATCTCCTCGGTGACACGATCTGTCTGCAGGGCTGGGCAGGGTATCGAGGAGGACTGGACACTAAGA ACGACACTACAGGAATAAATTCCATCTACACAGTCTATCAGGGTCATGAGCTCATGTTCCATGTTTCCACCATGCTACCTTATTCGAAAGAGAACAAACAACAG GTAGAGAGGAAGAGACATATTGGGAACGACATTGTGACCATTGTGTTTCAGGAGGGAGATGACGCCTCTCCGTCCTTCAAACCCTCTATGATTCGCTCCCATTTCACAC ATATTTTTGCCTTAGTTCGATATAATAGCCAGAATGATAGTTACag GTTGAAGATTTTCTCAGAGGAGAGTGTGCCCCTGTTCGGCCCACCGCTCCCTTCCCCTCCAGTGTTCACACACCACCAGGAGTTCAGGGACTTTTTACTAGTTAAAT TAATAAATGGAGAAAAAGCCACTCTTGAGACCCCCACTTTTGCTCAGAAACGTCAGCGCACGCTGGACATGCTGATCAGATCCTTGAACCAGGATCTAATGCCTGACATGCCCAAG GTTCCCTTCTCTCCGCAGAACATGCTGAACCGACGTTCATTCAGCGATGTACTGCCAGAGTCGCCCAAATCCGCCCGTAAAAAAGAAGAGGCACGCCAGGCTGAGTTTGTTCGAGTCGGACAG GCCTTGAAGCTGAAAACTATAGTTCGGGGGGATGCACCCACCAGTTTAGTCACCACTGGTCTTTGCAGAAAAGAG CCATGGGAGTCACAGTCATTCTGCAGTAGCTTCCCGTATGATATAGTCTGTGGAGATTCGTGGGGACAGTCATTACTGGTGGCCACAGATTCAGCAGGGGTCATGCTGCTGGAGG CCTCAGATCCACTATTCTCCAATGCAG ATTCACCAACCCTGCCTCCAGTGCAGGTATTTGACAAAACCTTGACTGTCAAACAAATGCACGTGCTTGAACCTCAGGACCTCCTCATTGCAAGAGCAGATAAGG GGAAAGATGCTCGACTGTATGTTTACAGACTGAGCACGCTCAAACGGGGGATAGAGGAGCGACAGCTTGTCCGCACCAAGTGTGACAGTCGAGAGAACAAGCTTGAGAAAACCAAAG GCTGCCATCTCTACTCTATAAACACGCACCATGGGGTGGAGCTCCGAATCGTTGTGGCGATAAGAAACAAGCTCCTCCTGATCACCAGGAAACAGTCACGCCTGGATTGCCTCAGCTCTTTCGCCACAGTCACAGGGACTACTGACTCACCTGTGGAAGAGTTCCAGTACATACGG GAGATCTGCTTATGTGATTCACCGGTGGTCATGGCCCTGGTTGATGGCCCAACAGGAGAGAATGATCACATGATCTGTGTGGCCTACAGACATCAGTTTGACTTGATCAATGAGAGTACAGGAGATGCTTACAGATTACACCATGTAGACGCCAACCGG GTGAACTTTGTTGCTGCCATAGATGTGTATGAAGATGGAGAGGCTGGACTTCTTCTTTGCTATAACA ATATCTGTGTCTATAAGAAGGTGTGTCCGTTCAATGGAGCAACACCCATGATTCAGCCCAATACTTCAGACTTCCATTTCAGCTGGAACCAAATGCCCAACGCTATTG TGTGTGCGTTCCCGTATATCCTTGCATTCACCACTGACTCCATAGAGATTCGACTAGTTGTTAATGGCAACCTAGTATATACAGCTGTCGTTCCAGAATTGCAACTGACGGCGTCCAGA TCTGATATCTATTTCATCTCGTCAGCACCTATAAACTCTGCCTCCAACTGTAGCTCCAGAGACACTAGTTCCCAGAGTTCCCCTCAGACTCCAACCGGCTACGAGATGCCTGTCTTCCCTTCGCCGCTTGGAGATG ATTGTATTCGGATCCCCTACGGCACCAAGCTATCCCTCTACATGTCTAAAGACTCTGAAG GCGAAGCTCCCTCAAAACACATCTATAAGATCCCATTGAGCAACCTAGTTGGACGGAGCATAGAGAGGCCCCTCAAGTCTCCGTTGGTCAATAAAGTGCTCACGGCACCTGCCTCCAGTGTGATCGGCCCCACTCCCGTGATCGCAAGCACAACCTCCCTCTCACTGTCTCGCATGGAGATCAAAGAGATCGCCAGCCGGACACGGAAAGAACTGCTGG GTTTGACTGAGGAACCCAGCAGTAAAGCTGATGGTAACTCAGTGAAACAGAGAAGAATGAGCAAGAAAACCAAGGAGGAAGAACAGAGGAGAACAGCAGAGATAAGCACCACTGAGCA AAAGGGCAGGAGTCTCCCACAAGTGCCATTTTCTACTGCAGCCGTCAACCACAAGCAGCGCCCTCTATCAGACTGA
- the garnl3 gene encoding GTPase-activating Rap/Ran-GAP domain-like protein 3 isoform X1 translates to MNSDINMYLGREKSGIMRKRALLLRKGCSFEITSSASEDLGCRRGEFSRKHYGSVELLISSDADGAIQRAGRFRVENGSIDEASDYTPGTWRRTDVHLENPEYHTRWYFKYFLGKVHQNYVGTDAEKNPFFLSVVLSDQNNQRVPQYRAILWRKTGTLKISLPYSPTKTLSVKSILSAMNVDRFEKGPREILNPEIQKDLLVLEEQEGSVNFKFGVLYAKDGQLTDDEMFSNESGSENFDKFLNLLGDTICLQGWAGYRGGLDTKNDTTGINSIYTVYQGHELMFHVSTMLPYSKENKQQVERKRHIGNDIVTIVFQEGDDASPSFKPSMIRSHFTHIFALVRYNSQNDSYRLKIFSEESVPLFGPPLPSPPVFTHHQEFRDFLLVKLINGEKATLETPTFAQKRQRTLDMLIRSLNQDLMPDMPKVPFSPQNMLNRRSFSDVLPESPKSARKKEEARQAEFVRVGQALKLKTIVRGDAPTSLVTTGLCRKEPWESQSFCSSFPYDIVCGDSWGQSLLVATDSAGVMLLEASDPLFSNADSPTLPPVQVFDKTLTVKQMHVLEPQDLLIARADKGKDARLYVYRLSTLKRGIEERQLVRTKCDSRENKLEKTKGCHLYSINTHHGVELRIVVAIRNKLLLITRKQSRLDCLSSFATVTGTTDSPVEEFQYIREICLCDSPVVMALVDGPTGENDHMICVAYRHQFDLINESTGDAYRLHHVDANRVNFVAAIDVYEDGEAGLLLCYNNICVYKKVCPFNGATPMIQPNTSDFHFSWNQMPNAIVCAFPYILAFTTDSIEIRLVVNGNLVYTAVVPELQLTASRSDIYFISSAPINSASNCSSRDTSSQSSPQTPTGYEMPVFPSPLGDDCIRIPYGTKLSLYMSKDSEGEAPSKHIYKIPLSNLVGRSIERPLKSPLVNKVLTAPASSVIGPTPVIASTTSLSLSRMEIKEIASRTRKELLGLTEEPSSKADGNSVKQRRMSKKTKEEEQRRTAEISTTEQVGMESVDAETDVHQLCSSGSEVEPRDDSPPTASPFTFSTSFEEDILDLK, encoded by the exons CTCATCTCCAGTGATGCAGACGGGGCCATACAGAGAGCTGGGCGATTCAGAGTGGAGAACGGTTCAATAGATGAG GCCTCTGACTACACGCCTGGAACATGGAGGCGAACTGACGTCCATTTGGAGAACCCAGAGTATCACACCAGATGGTACTTCAAGTACTTCCTGGGAAAAG TTCATCAAAACTACGTGGGGACAGATGCAGAGAAGAATCCCTTCTTCCTATCTGTGGTTCTGTCAGACCAGAACAACCAGAGGGTCCCACAGTATCGAGCCATCCTGTGGCGCAAGACG GGAACTCTAAAAATCAGCCTTCCATACAGTCCGACAAAAACACTATCAGTAAAATCTATATTAAG TGCCATGAACGTGGATCGTTTTGAAAAGGGCCCAAGGGAAATCCTTAACCCAGAGATTCAGAAG GACTTACTGGTGCTGGAGGAGCAAGAG GGCAGTGTAAATTTTAAATTTGGTGTTCTTTATGCCAAAGATGGACAGTTGACGGATGATGAAATGTTCAGCAATG aATCAGGAAGTGAGAATTTTGATAAATTTCTGAATCTCCTCGGTGACACGATCTGTCTGCAGGGCTGGGCAGGGTATCGAGGAGGACTGGACACTAAGA ACGACACTACAGGAATAAATTCCATCTACACAGTCTATCAGGGTCATGAGCTCATGTTCCATGTTTCCACCATGCTACCTTATTCGAAAGAGAACAAACAACAG GTAGAGAGGAAGAGACATATTGGGAACGACATTGTGACCATTGTGTTTCAGGAGGGAGATGACGCCTCTCCGTCCTTCAAACCCTCTATGATTCGCTCCCATTTCACAC ATATTTTTGCCTTAGTTCGATATAATAGCCAGAATGATAGTTACag GTTGAAGATTTTCTCAGAGGAGAGTGTGCCCCTGTTCGGCCCACCGCTCCCTTCCCCTCCAGTGTTCACACACCACCAGGAGTTCAGGGACTTTTTACTAGTTAAAT TAATAAATGGAGAAAAAGCCACTCTTGAGACCCCCACTTTTGCTCAGAAACGTCAGCGCACGCTGGACATGCTGATCAGATCCTTGAACCAGGATCTAATGCCTGACATGCCCAAG GTTCCCTTCTCTCCGCAGAACATGCTGAACCGACGTTCATTCAGCGATGTACTGCCAGAGTCGCCCAAATCCGCCCGTAAAAAAGAAGAGGCACGCCAGGCTGAGTTTGTTCGAGTCGGACAG GCCTTGAAGCTGAAAACTATAGTTCGGGGGGATGCACCCACCAGTTTAGTCACCACTGGTCTTTGCAGAAAAGAG CCATGGGAGTCACAGTCATTCTGCAGTAGCTTCCCGTATGATATAGTCTGTGGAGATTCGTGGGGACAGTCATTACTGGTGGCCACAGATTCAGCAGGGGTCATGCTGCTGGAGG CCTCAGATCCACTATTCTCCAATGCAG ATTCACCAACCCTGCCTCCAGTGCAGGTATTTGACAAAACCTTGACTGTCAAACAAATGCACGTGCTTGAACCTCAGGACCTCCTCATTGCAAGAGCAGATAAGG GGAAAGATGCTCGACTGTATGTTTACAGACTGAGCACGCTCAAACGGGGGATAGAGGAGCGACAGCTTGTCCGCACCAAGTGTGACAGTCGAGAGAACAAGCTTGAGAAAACCAAAG GCTGCCATCTCTACTCTATAAACACGCACCATGGGGTGGAGCTCCGAATCGTTGTGGCGATAAGAAACAAGCTCCTCCTGATCACCAGGAAACAGTCACGCCTGGATTGCCTCAGCTCTTTCGCCACAGTCACAGGGACTACTGACTCACCTGTGGAAGAGTTCCAGTACATACGG GAGATCTGCTTATGTGATTCACCGGTGGTCATGGCCCTGGTTGATGGCCCAACAGGAGAGAATGATCACATGATCTGTGTGGCCTACAGACATCAGTTTGACTTGATCAATGAGAGTACAGGAGATGCTTACAGATTACACCATGTAGACGCCAACCGG GTGAACTTTGTTGCTGCCATAGATGTGTATGAAGATGGAGAGGCTGGACTTCTTCTTTGCTATAACA ATATCTGTGTCTATAAGAAGGTGTGTCCGTTCAATGGAGCAACACCCATGATTCAGCCCAATACTTCAGACTTCCATTTCAGCTGGAACCAAATGCCCAACGCTATTG TGTGTGCGTTCCCGTATATCCTTGCATTCACCACTGACTCCATAGAGATTCGACTAGTTGTTAATGGCAACCTAGTATATACAGCTGTCGTTCCAGAATTGCAACTGACGGCGTCCAGA TCTGATATCTATTTCATCTCGTCAGCACCTATAAACTCTGCCTCCAACTGTAGCTCCAGAGACACTAGTTCCCAGAGTTCCCCTCAGACTCCAACCGGCTACGAGATGCCTGTCTTCCCTTCGCCGCTTGGAGATG ATTGTATTCGGATCCCCTACGGCACCAAGCTATCCCTCTACATGTCTAAAGACTCTGAAG GCGAAGCTCCCTCAAAACACATCTATAAGATCCCATTGAGCAACCTAGTTGGACGGAGCATAGAGAGGCCCCTCAAGTCTCCGTTGGTCAATAAAGTGCTCACGGCACCTGCCTCCAGTGTGATCGGCCCCACTCCCGTGATCGCAAGCACAACCTCCCTCTCACTGTCTCGCATGGAGATCAAAGAGATCGCCAGCCGGACACGGAAAGAACTGCTGG GTTTGACTGAGGAACCCAGCAGTAAAGCTGATGGTAACTCAGTGAAACAGAGAAGAATGAGCAAGAAAACCAAGGAGGAAGAACAGAGGAGAACAGCAGAGATAAGCACCACTGAGCA AGTGGGAATGGAGTCTGTAGATGCAGAAACTGATGTCCATCAGCTTTGCTCATCTGGCTCTGAGGTGGAGCCACGAGATGATAGCCCACCCACGGCCAGCCCTTTTACCTTCTCCACATCTTTTGAGGAGGATATTCTGGACCTTAAGTGA
- the garnl3 gene encoding GTPase-activating Rap/Ran-GAP domain-like protein 3 isoform X3 has protein sequence MICFRYQNTDSSASEDLGCRRGEFSRKHYGSVELLISSDADGAIQRAGRFRVENGSIDEASDYTPGTWRRTDVHLENPEYHTRWYFKYFLGKVHQNYVGTDAEKNPFFLSVVLSDQNNQRVPQYRAILWRKTGTLKISLPYSPTKTLSVKSILSAMNVDRFEKGPREILNPEIQKDLLVLEEQEGSVNFKFGVLYAKDGQLTDDEMFSNESGSENFDKFLNLLGDTICLQGWAGYRGGLDTKNDTTGINSIYTVYQGHELMFHVSTMLPYSKENKQQVERKRHIGNDIVTIVFQEGDDASPSFKPSMIRSHFTHIFALVRYNSQNDSYRLKIFSEESVPLFGPPLPSPPVFTHHQEFRDFLLVKLINGEKATLETPTFAQKRQRTLDMLIRSLNQDLMPDMPKVPFSPQNMLNRRSFSDVLPESPKSARKKEEARQAEFVRVGQALKLKTIVRGDAPTSLVTTGLCRKEPWESQSFCSSFPYDIVCGDSWGQSLLVATDSAGVMLLEASDPLFSNADSPTLPPVQVFDKTLTVKQMHVLEPQDLLIARADKGKDARLYVYRLSTLKRGIEERQLVRTKCDSRENKLEKTKGCHLYSINTHHGVELRIVVAIRNKLLLITRKQSRLDCLSSFATVTGTTDSPVEEFQYIREICLCDSPVVMALVDGPTGENDHMICVAYRHQFDLINESTGDAYRLHHVDANRVNFVAAIDVYEDGEAGLLLCYNNICVYKKVCPFNGATPMIQPNTSDFHFSWNQMPNAIVCAFPYILAFTTDSIEIRLVVNGNLVYTAVVPELQLTASRSDIYFISSAPINSASNCSSRDTSSQSSPQTPTGYEMPVFPSPLGDDCIRIPYGTKLSLYMSKDSEGEAPSKHIYKIPLSNLVGRSIERPLKSPLVNKVLTAPASSVIGPTPVIASTTSLSLSRMEIKEIASRTRKELLGLTEEPSSKADGNSVKQRRMSKKTKEEEQRRTAEISTTEQVGMESVDAETDVHQLCSSGSEVEPRDDSPPTASPFTFSTSFEEDILDLK, from the exons CTCATCTCCAGTGATGCAGACGGGGCCATACAGAGAGCTGGGCGATTCAGAGTGGAGAACGGTTCAATAGATGAG GCCTCTGACTACACGCCTGGAACATGGAGGCGAACTGACGTCCATTTGGAGAACCCAGAGTATCACACCAGATGGTACTTCAAGTACTTCCTGGGAAAAG TTCATCAAAACTACGTGGGGACAGATGCAGAGAAGAATCCCTTCTTCCTATCTGTGGTTCTGTCAGACCAGAACAACCAGAGGGTCCCACAGTATCGAGCCATCCTGTGGCGCAAGACG GGAACTCTAAAAATCAGCCTTCCATACAGTCCGACAAAAACACTATCAGTAAAATCTATATTAAG TGCCATGAACGTGGATCGTTTTGAAAAGGGCCCAAGGGAAATCCTTAACCCAGAGATTCAGAAG GACTTACTGGTGCTGGAGGAGCAAGAG GGCAGTGTAAATTTTAAATTTGGTGTTCTTTATGCCAAAGATGGACAGTTGACGGATGATGAAATGTTCAGCAATG aATCAGGAAGTGAGAATTTTGATAAATTTCTGAATCTCCTCGGTGACACGATCTGTCTGCAGGGCTGGGCAGGGTATCGAGGAGGACTGGACACTAAGA ACGACACTACAGGAATAAATTCCATCTACACAGTCTATCAGGGTCATGAGCTCATGTTCCATGTTTCCACCATGCTACCTTATTCGAAAGAGAACAAACAACAG GTAGAGAGGAAGAGACATATTGGGAACGACATTGTGACCATTGTGTTTCAGGAGGGAGATGACGCCTCTCCGTCCTTCAAACCCTCTATGATTCGCTCCCATTTCACAC ATATTTTTGCCTTAGTTCGATATAATAGCCAGAATGATAGTTACag GTTGAAGATTTTCTCAGAGGAGAGTGTGCCCCTGTTCGGCCCACCGCTCCCTTCCCCTCCAGTGTTCACACACCACCAGGAGTTCAGGGACTTTTTACTAGTTAAAT TAATAAATGGAGAAAAAGCCACTCTTGAGACCCCCACTTTTGCTCAGAAACGTCAGCGCACGCTGGACATGCTGATCAGATCCTTGAACCAGGATCTAATGCCTGACATGCCCAAG GTTCCCTTCTCTCCGCAGAACATGCTGAACCGACGTTCATTCAGCGATGTACTGCCAGAGTCGCCCAAATCCGCCCGTAAAAAAGAAGAGGCACGCCAGGCTGAGTTTGTTCGAGTCGGACAG GCCTTGAAGCTGAAAACTATAGTTCGGGGGGATGCACCCACCAGTTTAGTCACCACTGGTCTTTGCAGAAAAGAG CCATGGGAGTCACAGTCATTCTGCAGTAGCTTCCCGTATGATATAGTCTGTGGAGATTCGTGGGGACAGTCATTACTGGTGGCCACAGATTCAGCAGGGGTCATGCTGCTGGAGG CCTCAGATCCACTATTCTCCAATGCAG ATTCACCAACCCTGCCTCCAGTGCAGGTATTTGACAAAACCTTGACTGTCAAACAAATGCACGTGCTTGAACCTCAGGACCTCCTCATTGCAAGAGCAGATAAGG GGAAAGATGCTCGACTGTATGTTTACAGACTGAGCACGCTCAAACGGGGGATAGAGGAGCGACAGCTTGTCCGCACCAAGTGTGACAGTCGAGAGAACAAGCTTGAGAAAACCAAAG GCTGCCATCTCTACTCTATAAACACGCACCATGGGGTGGAGCTCCGAATCGTTGTGGCGATAAGAAACAAGCTCCTCCTGATCACCAGGAAACAGTCACGCCTGGATTGCCTCAGCTCTTTCGCCACAGTCACAGGGACTACTGACTCACCTGTGGAAGAGTTCCAGTACATACGG GAGATCTGCTTATGTGATTCACCGGTGGTCATGGCCCTGGTTGATGGCCCAACAGGAGAGAATGATCACATGATCTGTGTGGCCTACAGACATCAGTTTGACTTGATCAATGAGAGTACAGGAGATGCTTACAGATTACACCATGTAGACGCCAACCGG GTGAACTTTGTTGCTGCCATAGATGTGTATGAAGATGGAGAGGCTGGACTTCTTCTTTGCTATAACA ATATCTGTGTCTATAAGAAGGTGTGTCCGTTCAATGGAGCAACACCCATGATTCAGCCCAATACTTCAGACTTCCATTTCAGCTGGAACCAAATGCCCAACGCTATTG TGTGTGCGTTCCCGTATATCCTTGCATTCACCACTGACTCCATAGAGATTCGACTAGTTGTTAATGGCAACCTAGTATATACAGCTGTCGTTCCAGAATTGCAACTGACGGCGTCCAGA TCTGATATCTATTTCATCTCGTCAGCACCTATAAACTCTGCCTCCAACTGTAGCTCCAGAGACACTAGTTCCCAGAGTTCCCCTCAGACTCCAACCGGCTACGAGATGCCTGTCTTCCCTTCGCCGCTTGGAGATG ATTGTATTCGGATCCCCTACGGCACCAAGCTATCCCTCTACATGTCTAAAGACTCTGAAG GCGAAGCTCCCTCAAAACACATCTATAAGATCCCATTGAGCAACCTAGTTGGACGGAGCATAGAGAGGCCCCTCAAGTCTCCGTTGGTCAATAAAGTGCTCACGGCACCTGCCTCCAGTGTGATCGGCCCCACTCCCGTGATCGCAAGCACAACCTCCCTCTCACTGTCTCGCATGGAGATCAAAGAGATCGCCAGCCGGACACGGAAAGAACTGCTGG GTTTGACTGAGGAACCCAGCAGTAAAGCTGATGGTAACTCAGTGAAACAGAGAAGAATGAGCAAGAAAACCAAGGAGGAAGAACAGAGGAGAACAGCAGAGATAAGCACCACTGAGCA AGTGGGAATGGAGTCTGTAGATGCAGAAACTGATGTCCATCAGCTTTGCTCATCTGGCTCTGAGGTGGAGCCACGAGATGATAGCCCACCCACGGCCAGCCCTTTTACCTTCTCCACATCTTTTGAGGAGGATATTCTGGACCTTAAGTGA